The genomic region ATATTATTACCACTTATAAGAAATAAAATATATGGGAATTTTTGATAGATTTAATAAAAAAGCCGGGGCTAAAGCCAAAGAAGCAAAAAAGGAAAAACCAGCAGCAGCCAAAAAGGCTTTGGTGAAAAAAACAGATGCTAATTTGACTTCTTTGAAGCCCAAAACAGAAGGTGCGGCAGAGACAAAAGAAATTAAAGGCAAGAAGGCTAAAAAGGAAGAGACCAAAGAAGCCTATAGAATTTTAATCAAGCCTTTAGTGACAGAAAAAGCAACAAACTTAGTGGCCAAAAATCAATATACGTTTATGGTTGCGAATGGCGCAAATAAAATTGAAGTTAAAAAGGCAATTAAAGGCCTTTATGGTTTTGAAGCAAAAAGCGTGAATATAATTAAAGCCAGAGGCAAAGATGTCCGTTCGGGCAAAGTTACAGGTAAAAAGAAAAACTGGAGAAAGGCTATAGTAACTTTGAAGCCAAGCGATAAGATAGAAATTTACGAAGGAGTTTAAGACCGAAATTTTAAATTTATAATTATTGAGATATATGGGAGTAAAGCAATATAAAACCAATGATGCAGGGAGGCGAGAAGCAAGTGTAGATGACTTTGCCGATCTTAGTGTTTCTAAGCCAGCTAAAAGATTATTACAAATAAAAAAAAGAACCGGTGGCAGAAATGTAACCGGTAAAATTACAGTCAGGCATATTGGCGGCGGGGCCAAAAGGTTTATCAGAATCATTGATTTTAAGAGAGAAAAATTTGATATGCCGGCTATTGTAAAAACCATTGAATATGATCCCAACCGTAATGCCAGGATTGCTCTAGTTAACTATAAAGATGGTGAAAAAAGATATATAATTGCTCCGCACGAATTGCATGTCGGCGATGAAATTATGAGCTCAAAAGGCAAGCAAATTAAAGTTAAAGCAGGCAATGCCCTGACCATAGAAAATATTCCGGTCGGTTCATTTATTTATAACATTGAATTAACACCGGGCAAAGGCGGCCAGATTGTAAGAAGCGCAGGCAATAGCGCGCAATTAATGGCAGTTGAAGGAGATTATGCTACTATTAAATTGCCATCAGGCGAAGTCAGAAAGGTATTAAAAACCTGCCTGGCTACGTTGGGGACTGTTAGCAATTCAGAATATATGACTATTCGCTGGGGCAAGGCAGGCAGAAAAAGGCATTTAGGCATTAAGCCAACTGTCAGAGGCAAAGTAATGAATCCAGTAGATCATCCGCATGGTGGCGGTGAAGGCAAGCATCCAATCGGCTTAAAATACCCCAAGACTATTTGGGGCAAGCACGCTTTAGGTGTTAAGACACGCAGACCAAATAAATATTCAAATAAATTAATTTTACAAAGAAAAAAGAGCAAGAAATCTTAAACCATAAAATTTATGTCTAGAAGTTTAAAAAAGGGACCATATGTTAATGAGAAATTATTAAAAAAAATTTCTCGTTTAAAGCCAGGTGATAAAACAATAACGAAGACCTGGGATCGCGCCTGTACTATTACCCCGGAAATGGTTGGTTTTAAGATTGGCGTTCACAATGGCAAAGAACATCTTGAAGTAACTATAATTGAAAATATGGTCGGACATAAATTGGGAGAATTTTCACCAACCAAGAAGTTCCACGGACATGGCGGTAAGATGGCTAAAGAAGAACAGAAAGAAGCAGCAGCCAGCGCTTAGTTTAAGTAAATTCATTTTTTATATATGCAAGCACAAGCAAAATTAAGGCATTTGAGAATGTCACCTAAAAAAGTCAGATTAATCGCAAATTTGATTAAGGGCTTAAAAGTTGAAGAAGCAATTAATCAGCTGTCTTTTGCTGATAAGATTGCCAAAAAGCCAATTCTTAAGCTTTTGCAGTCAGCGATCAGCAATGCTGAGCATAATTTGAATTTGAAAAAAGAAAATTTATTTATTAAAGAAATAAAAGTTGATTCGGCCGGTGTTTTAAAAAGATGGCAGCCAAAAGCGCATGGCCGGGCAACCCCGATTTTGAAAAAACTTTCGCATGTATATCTGGTGTTGGAAGAAATAGCGCCGACTAAAATTAAGGCTAAGAAGGTCAAAAAAGAAAAGAAAGAAAGCATTAAGCCGATTAAAGTTTCTTCACTGAAAGAAATTAAAGAAATAATTCCTGAAAAAATTTCGGAGACAAAGACAGCAGAACCTGAAGGCCATGACAAGGAAATTGATAAGGAAATTATAGACGTTAGAATGGAAGGCAAGCATCGCCATAAGCAGAATGAAGATAAAAAAAGGCTGAAGGGCACCAAAGGCTTTATAAAAAAGATGTTTAACCGTAAATCCGGTTAAGTGAAAAGATTTAAAATCAGACATTAATTATTTCATATGGGACAAAAAGTAAATCCAAAAGCAATTAGGCTCGGTATCACAAGAACTTGGGATTCAAAATGGTTTGCCAAGAGGAATTTTAGTTTGTTTTTAAGGCAAGATGTAGTCATCAGAAAATTTATAAAAAAACGCTTGAAAGATGCAGGCGTGGCTAAAATTGAGATTGAAAGATCTGCAG from Patescibacteria group bacterium harbors:
- the rplW gene encoding 50S ribosomal protein L23 yields the protein MKGKKAKKEETKEAYRILIKPLVTEKATNLVAKNQYTFMVANGANKIEVKKAIKGLYGFEAKSVNIIKARGKDVRSGKVTGKKKNWRKAIVTLKPSDKIEIYEGV
- the rplB gene encoding 50S ribosomal protein L2, encoding MGVKQYKTNDAGRREASVDDFADLSVSKPAKRLLQIKKRTGGRNVTGKITVRHIGGGAKRFIRIIDFKREKFDMPAIVKTIEYDPNRNARIALVNYKDGEKRYIIAPHELHVGDEIMSSKGKQIKVKAGNALTIENIPVGSFIYNIELTPGKGGQIVRSAGNSAQLMAVEGDYATIKLPSGEVRKVLKTCLATLGTVSNSEYMTIRWGKAGRKRHLGIKPTVRGKVMNPVDHPHGGGEGKHPIGLKYPKTIWGKHALGVKTRRPNKYSNKLILQRKKSKKS
- the rpsS gene encoding 30S ribosomal protein S19 — its product is MSRSLKKGPYVNEKLLKKISRLKPGDKTITKTWDRACTITPEMVGFKIGVHNGKEHLEVTIIENMVGHKLGEFSPTKKFHGHGGKMAKEEQKEAAASA
- the rplV gene encoding 50S ribosomal protein L22, with translation MQAQAKLRHLRMSPKKVRLIANLIKGLKVEEAINQLSFADKIAKKPILKLLQSAISNAEHNLNLKKENLFIKEIKVDSAGVLKRWQPKAHGRATPILKKLSHVYLVLEEIAPTKIKAKKVKKEKKESIKPIKVSSLKEIKEIIPEKISETKTAEPEGHDKEIDKEIIDVRMEGKHRHKQNEDKKRLKGTKGFIKKMFNRKSG